Proteins encoded together in one Triticum dicoccoides isolate Atlit2015 ecotype Zavitan chromosome 7B, WEW_v2.0, whole genome shotgun sequence window:
- the LOC119340373 gene encoding zinc transporter ZTP29-like, with amino-acid sequence MDPKVAVALTLSLVGGLSTSLGALLAILNHAPNNRTLGILQGFATGLMLSMSFFDLAYDAVNAIGFLKGNLWFFAGALLFSAIADIFPEPECSPPDENDKETVNSTARKELMMRHRRRVIFSVIVTAVVAGVSLQNFPVGTAAFLGTAKGFRVGLNLVIAIALHYIPEGIAVALPAYFATCSKWQAFKLATLAGFAEPIGVIIVAYLFPSNLNPEILEGLLGLVGGVMAFLTLYEMLPLAIEYAGRKDAVKAVFVGMAFMSMSLYFLEVSLPKEMSA; translated from the exons ATGGATCCCAAGGTCGCTGTTGCTCTCACCCTGTCTCTCGTAGGCGGCTTAAGCACCTCCCTCG GTGCACTACTGGCAATACTAAATCATGCACCAAACAACAGAACACTCGGGATACTACAG GGATTTGCTACTGGGCTCATGTTGAGCATGTCCTTCTTTGACCTGGCCTATGATGCTGTTAATGCAATTGGTTTTCTGAAAGGCAACCTTTGG TTTTTTGCTGGAGCACTTCTATTTTCAGCAATTGCCGATATTTTCCCTGAGCCAGAATGCAGCCCGCCTGATGAAAATGACAAAGAA ACTGTTAACAGTACAGCACGGAAGGAACTTATGATGAGACACCGAAGAAGAGTCATCTTTAGTGTAATTGTCACCGCAGTTG TTGCTGGTGTGAGTTTGCAAAACTTCCCGGTGGGTACTGCAGCGTTTCTCGGAACCGCAAAG GGATTTCGTGTTGGCCTTAACTTGGTTATTGCTATAGCTCTACACTACATCCCGGAG GGTATTGCTGTAGCTCTCCCTGCATATTTTGCCACTTGCAG CAAATGGCAGGCGTTCAAACTAGCAACACTTGCTGGTTTTGCAGAGCCAATAGGTGTAATTATCGTGG CATATCTATTTCCGAGcaacttaaatccagaaatattGGAAGGTCTACTTGGATTAG TGGGAGGAGTAATGGCATTTCTGACACTGTATGAGATGCTGCCATTAGCAATTGAATACGCTGGACGCAAGGATGCTGTGAAAGCTGTATTCGTTGGCATGGCTTTTATGTCCATGAG CTTGTACTTCCTGGAAGTTAGTCTTCCAAAGGAGATGAGCGCTTAA
- the LOC119339015 gene encoding uncharacterized protein LOC119339015, whose protein sequence is MIHRRRDDEPVLLFFLLLLVVSLLLVLDVVGESPPAAGGGEPTAACGSSSYNYLGALLRLMIPCKAAVAPFSPAPPTDECCRAVRELGQPCLCLLLAGPPISGADRRMLTRLPSICAATTDDDDSDLRQDVGSCTAT, encoded by the coding sequence ATGATTCACCGGAGGCGTGACGACGAACCAGTTCTCTTATTCTTCTTGTTGCTACTAGTCGTGTCATTGTTACTGGTGCTCGACGTCGTCGGAGAATCACCACCGGCAGCGGGAGGAGGAGAGCCGACGGCGGCATGCGGCAGTAGCAGCTACAACTACCTCGGCGCGCTGCTGCGGCTGATGATCCCGTGCAAGGCGGCGGTGGCGCCCTTCAGCCCGGCGCCGCCCACCGACGAGTGCTGCCGGGCGGTGCGCGAGCTGGGGCAGCCCTGCCTCTGCCTGCTCCTCGCCGGCCCGCCCATCTCCGGCGCCGACCGCCGCATGCTCACCCGCCTCCCCTCCATATGCGCCGCCACCACCGACGACGACGACAGCGACCTGCGTCAAGACGTAGGTTCGTGCACTGCAACGTAG
- the LOC119338060 gene encoding transcription factor BIM2-like codes for MQNRIQSHPAGASSSASSGGDGSGSGFCLSDIMEIDAGSGGDHKAPGSPRSKHSATEQRRRCKINERFQILRDLVPQSDQKRDKATFLLEVIEYVKFLQEKVQKHEACAGGDWSQENTKLAPWSSNRVPVDLMPGVAPTTKIGSAGNFLDNSIPTMPEMLQNAETVVEPAKLNADIIESQYQSQWQELSCPADCLVDSEMSNEKEELTIDEGTITVSSVYSQNLFTALTNAMENLGIDLSQASVTVNVNLGRRAISRSTNISSAKKDMPAAN; via the exons ATGCAGAATCGAATACAATCCCATCCTGCCGGAGCCTCGTCCTCTGCCTCCAGCGGCGGAGACGGCTCTGGTTCAGGCTTCTGTCTCAGTGATATAA TGGAAATCGATGCTGGCAGCGGAGGAGACCACAAAGCACCAGGCTCCCCGAGGTCCAAGCATTCCGCTACAGAGCAGAGACGTCGCTGCAAAATCAATGAGAG ATTTCAGATACTTCGTGATCTTGTACCACAAAGCGACCAGAAGAGAGATAAGGCCACATTCCTTTTGGAG GTGATTGAATATGTCAAATTCTTACAAGAAAAGGTACAAAAGCATGAAGCATGTGCTGGTGGAGACTGGAGCCAAGAAAATACAAAATTGGCGCCTTGG agtagcaatcgagTACCAGTTGACCTCATGCCAGGTGTAGCACCCACAACAAAAATTGGCTCTGCTGGAAACTTTCTGGACAACAGCATCCCCACCATGCCAGAAATGCTGCAAAATGCTGAAACAGTAGTAGAACCAGCCAAGTTAAATGCAG ATATTATAGAATCACAGTACCAGTCCCAATGGCAAGAGCTTTCATGTCCAGCGGATTGCCTTGTGGACAGTGAAATGAGCAATGAAAAAGAAGAATTGACTATAGATGAGGGTACCATAACTGTTTCCAGCGTGTACTCCCAAAA CCTATTTACAGCTTTGACTAATGCAATGGAAAATTTGGGCATCGATTTGTCACAAGCTAGCGTCACCGTGAATGTCAATCTGGGCAGGAGAGCAATTTCCAGGTCTACTAATATATCCAGTGCAAAG AAAGACATGCCAGCCGCAAACTGA